Proteins from a genomic interval of Fusarium oxysporum Fo47 chromosome I, complete sequence:
- a CDS encoding transcription initiation factor IID, 31kD subunit-domain-containing protein, giving the protein MSSSQPQTNGVPASSAGTSQTVPNTQTTATSSSQPAAAASQNAPPPAPSTTAPRPRDSRLIELLLTSQGVTAYEPRVPLLLLDFAYRHTSSVLSDALHLSGDPYVTQAGSKPSANAGAISAPAGDAAVTANAVKLAIAARLSYQFRGGNAGGGISKDYMQELARERNKVALPKIVPSEWGVRLPSERFVLSGTSWGLKDVWDEEDDEEEDQGGDAMEGIEGPEPEDIGGDGVEGGTVEDMFGEDVDEEMAEEG; this is encoded by the coding sequence ATGTCATCAAGTCAACCGCAAACAAACGGGGTTCCCGCCTCATCGGCAGGCACTTCGCAAACAGTACCAAACACACAAACCACTGCGACCTCTTCTAGCCAACCTGCTGCTGCGGCCTCACAGAACGCACCTCCTCCTGCGCCATCAACAACCGCCCCTCGACCGCGCGACTCAAGGCTTATCGAACTACTTCTCACATCGCAAGGCGTCACCGCTTACGAGCCACGCGTTcccctcctccttctcgacttcgCCTACCGTCATACCTCATCTGTTCTCAGCGATGCGCTACATCTTTCCGGCGACCCATATGTCACACAGGCCGGTTCTAAGCCATCAGCAAACGCTGGAGCAATCTCAGCACCTGCAGGCGACGCTGCAGTCACAGCCAATGCCGTTAAGCTCGCCATTGCTGCGCGACTCAGCTATCAGTTCCGCGGAGGAAACGCAGGTGGGGGAATTAGCAAAGACTACATGCAAGAACTTGCGCGCGAACGCAACAAGGTGGCACTGCCTAAAATTGTGCCCAGTGAATGGGGTGTGCGACTACCAAGCGAACGGTTCGTACTGAGTGGCACAAGTTGGGGACTGAAGGATGTatgggatgaagaggacgatgaggaagaggatcaaGGGGGTGATGCCATGGAGGGTATTGAGGGTCCCGAGCCTGAAGATATTGGCGGAGATGGAGTTGAGGGTGGGACAGTCGAGGATATGTTTGGTGAGGATGTCGACGAGGAGATGGCAGAGGAGGGCTAG
- a CDS encoding Metalloenzyme, LuxS/M16 peptidase-like protein, translated as MASRRLALNLSRGLRNRAGLSAAAPFTRGFATPSTVGKTQTSTLKNGLTVATEHSPFAQTSTVGVWIDAGSRAETDETNGTAHFLEHLAFKGTAKRTQQQLELEIENMGGHLNAYTSRENTVYFAKAFNSDVPQCVDILSDILQNSKLEESAIERERDVILRESEEVEKQVEEVVFDHLHATAFQHQPLGRTILGPRQNIRDITRKELTDYIKNNYTADRMVLVGAGGIPHEQLVELAEKHFSGLPSSAPQTSAYLASKQKADFMGSDVRVRDDGMPTANIALAVEGVSWNSEDYFTALVAQAIVGNYDKAVGQAPHQGSKLSGWVHKHDLANSFMSFSTSYNDTGLWGIYLVSDKPDRVDDLVHFAIREWMRLCTNVSAAETERAKAQLKASILLSLDGTTAVAEDIGRQLVTTGRRMAPNEIERKIDAITEKDIMDFANRKLWDRDIAVSAVGTIEGLFDYQRLRNTMKPKF; from the exons ATGGCGTCCCGGAGACTGGCTTTGAACCTCTCGCGAGGTCTGCGAAACCGTGCTGGTCTTTCGGCCGCCGCTCCTTTCACACGAGGCTTTGCCACTCCCTCTACCGTCGGCAAGACTCAGACTTCGACTCTTAAGAATGGATTGACT GTCGCTACCGAGCACTCGCCCTTTGCGCAAACGTCGACCGTCGGTGTCTGGATCGATGCCGGTTCCCGGGCTGAGACTGACGAGACCAACGGTACCGCCCACTTCCTTGAGCATCTCGCTTTCAAG GGTACCGCCAAGCGAACTCAGCAGCAATTGGAGTTGGAGATTGAGAACATGGGTGGTCACCTGAACGCCTACACTTCG CGCGAGAACACCGTCTACTTTGCCAAGGCTTTCAACTCTGATGTTCCCCAGTGTGTCGATATCCTCTCCGATATTCTCCAGAACTCCAAGCTCGAGGAGTCCGCCATCGAGCGTGAGCGCGACGTTATTCTCCGAGAGTccgaggaggttgagaagcaggttgaggaggttgtTTTTGATCACCTCCACGCTACCGCTTTCCAGCACCAGCCCCTTGGCCGCACCATCCTTGGCCCTCGACAGAACATCCGCGACATCACCCGAAAAGAGCTCACCGACTATATCAAGAACAACTACACTGCTGACCGTATGGTTCTCGTTGGTGCCGGTGGCATCCCTCACGAGCAGCTCGTCGAGCTCGCTGAGAAGCACTTCTCCGGTCTTCCCTCAAGTGCTCCCCAGACCAGCGCCTACCTTGCCTCCAAGCAAAAGGCTGACTTCATGGGCTCTGACGTCCGTGTCCGAGACGATGGCATGCCTACTGCTAACATTGCTCTCGCTGTTGAGGGTGTCAGCTGGAACTCCGAGGACTACTTCACTGCCCTCGTTGCTCAGGCTATTGTTGGCAACTACGACAAGGCTGTTGGCCAGGCTCCCCACCAGGGCAGCAAGCTCAGCGGCTGGGTCCACAAGCACGACCTTGCTAACAGTTTCATGAGCTTCTCCACCAGCTACAACGACACTGG TCTCTGGGGTATCTACCTTGTTTCCGACAAGCCTGACCGAGTTGACGACCTTGTCCATTTCGCTATCCGTGAGTGGATGCGCCTCTGCACCAACGTCAGCGCCGCCGAGACCGAGCGTGCCAAGGCTCAGCTCAAGGCCTCCATCCTCCTGTCCCTCGACGGCACCACAGCCGTTGCTGAGGACATTGGCCGACAGCTCGTCACCACCGGCCGCCGCATGGCCCCTAACGAGATTGAGCGAAAGATTGATGCTATCACCGAGAAGGATATCATGGACTTCGCCAACCGAAAACTTTGGGACCGGGATATTGCTGTTAGCGCTGTGGGAACTATCGAGGGTCTCTTCGACTACCAGAGACTTCGCAACACCATGAAGCCCAAGTTTTAA
- a CDS encoding glycoside hydrolase superfamily has protein sequence MPSDNYNFGDVFQAIYIAKQKPSPPPVAEDMKVVLQSFPPLGKVTPIQGTKVTLTAVLEIPKFRANEPWEASVWHSVDGSDWKDLEVASITETGVPQTLQVLDDSMARFYFTSSFSFTASVQFTLKFRHSPDADWRWIRNEQGLNDGLIVNASNRISSSDLSDLIPDLNSQDWSVKPRLSQSPRTSLWSLEAVIPAANGDESTYRDISVGTPWGSFVRWFSLVRLWSPWLAPRHGHSQFNLDKDAILCCFLSPQGQNLVFLAVGGVSHVLPVFRSEPNGKLQVHIRNDGLSEEKAVILVSVGDDFDCTIASVMYHARDMVAGTKKASDEWSQELSALKNDFKPEWLEYWFDGLGFCTWNALGQRLTDQKIFDALDKLSEHNIQVSSLIIDDNWQSIDYRGPSQFQYGWNDFEAEPKAFPKGLKSTISHIRQNHPHIQHIAVWHALLGYWGGIAPDGKLAKTYKTIEVTREDADRRNLPLGGKMTVIAQEDVNRFYDDFYRFLSDAGIDAVKTDAQFMIDTWIEASPRRDLINTYLDAWTISTLRHFSAKAISCMSQFPEALFHSQMPTNRPTILVRNSDDFFPEIPASHPWHVWTNAHNAIFMQHLNVLPDWDMFQTVHEYSGFHAAARCVSGGPIYITDVPGEHDMDLIEQMSGHTPRGKTVIFRPSSLGKAVDPYIGYDDDLLLKVGSYHGASHTGSPIMAIFNISSRPLTELVSLSAFPGVVHDLEYVVRAHTTGKVSHPTKVESPESLFTISLPVRGYDILSAFPLTRLSSKKHGNVVISNLGLLGKMAGAAAILMSDVQERENGRALIDTRVKAFGILGIFVSTLPSLTIEGDFLITVQEKVIPLHTVAISKVDTRVLEIDIGKAWKELGLETRWGNDVEVKVYFSL, from the exons ATGCCTTCTGACAATTACAACTTTGGCGATGTCTTCCAGGCAATTTACATCGCCAAACAGAAGCCTTCGCCGCCGCCTGTTGCTGAAGACATGAAGGTTGTTTTGCAAAGCTTCCCGCCTCTCGGGAAAGTAACACCTATCCAGGGTACAAAGGTCACTTTGACGGCTGTCCTTGAGATACCCAAGTTCCGTGCCAATGAGCCATGGGAAGCCTCAGTATGGCACTCAGTAGACGGCTCAGATTGGAAGGACTTGGAGGTAGCCTCCATCACAGAGACTGGAGTTCCTCAGACTCTCCAAGTACTGGATGATTCTATGGCACGATTCTATTTCACGTCTTCCTTCTCATTTACAGCATCTGTGCAATTCACTCTCAAGTTTCGACATAGTCCTGATGCAGACTGGAGATGGATCCGCAATGAACAGGGCCTCAATGACGGCTTGATTGTCAATGCTTCTAACAGGATTTCTTCTAGTGATCTCTCTGATTTAATTCCTGATCTTAACTCTCAAGACTGGAGTGTCAAGCCACGTTTGAGTCAATCACCTAGAACTTCACTCTGGTCACTCGAAGCAGTCATTCCAGCTGCAAATGGCGATGAATCTACGTACAGAGACATCAGTGTCGGTACTCCCTGGGGCTCTTTTGTCAG ATGGTTTTCTCTTGTCAGACTATGGTCACCGTGGCTTGCACCTCGCCATGGGCACTCTCAATTTAACCTCGATAAAGATGCCATTCTCTGTTGCTTCTTAAGCCCCCAAGGTCAAAACCTAGTGTTCCTTGCCGTCGGCGGTGTCAGTCATGTCTTGCCAGTATTTCGAAGCGAGCCCAATGGAAAGCTTCAAGTTCAT ATCCGAAATGACGGTCTCTCCGAAGAAAAGGCCGTTATTCTTGTTTCGGTTGGAGACGATTTCGACTGCACCATTGCATCTGTGATGTATCATGCTCGAGATATGGTTGCGGGAACAAAGAAGGCCAGCGATGAGTGGTCACAGGAGTTATCCGCATTGAAGAATGACTTCAAACCAGAGTGGCTAGAATACTGGTTTGATGGACTGGGTTTCT GCACATGGAACGCTCTGGGGCAACGACTGACAGACCAGAAAATATTTGACGCTCTTGATAAGCTTTCTGAGCACAACATCCAAGTATCGAGTCTCATCATTGATGACAACTGGCAGTCGATCGATTATCGCGGCCCCAGCCAGTTTCAATATGGCTGGAATGATTTTGAAGCGGAGCCCAAGGCATTTCCCAAAGGCTTGAAATCCACCATATCTCATATTCGACAGAACCATCCACATATCCAACACATTGCTGTTTGGCATGCCCTCCTGGGCTACTGGGGTGGCATTGCCCCTGACGGCAAGCTTGCCAAGACATACAAGACTATCGAAGTGACACGGGAAGATGCTGACCGCCGAAACCTTCCGTTGGGTGGGAAGATGACGGTGATCGCACAAGAAGATGTGAATCGATTCTATGATGACTTTTATCGATTCCTTTCGGATGCCGGTATCGATGCTGTTAAGACGGACGCGCAGTTCATGATCGATACGTGGATTGAAGCCTCCCCTCGCCGAGATCTGATCAATACGTACCTCGATGCGTGGACCATCTCGACACTTCGTCACTTCAGTGCCAAGGCGATATCATGTATGTCGCAGTTCCCGGAGGCACTCTTCCACTCGCAGATGCCAACCAATCGGCCTACAATTCTTGTACGAAACTCTGACGACTTCTTCCCTGAGATTCCTGCTTCACATCCCTGGCACGTGTGGACAAATGCGCACAATGCTATTTTCATGCAGCATCTAAATGTTCTTCCGGATTGGGATATGTTCCAAACTGTACATGAGTATTCTGGATTTCATGCTGCGGCCAGATGTGTGAGCGGAGGTCCAATTTATATCACTGATGTTCCCGGTGAGCATGACATGGATCTTATTGAGCAAATGAGTGGTCACACCCCGCGGGGTAAGACTGTCATATTCCGGCCAAGCTCTTTAGGAAAGGCCGTTGACCCTTATATCGGATACGACGATGATTTACTCCTCAAGGTTGGAAGCTATCATG GAGCCTCACATACCGGAAGCCCTATTATGGCCATTTTCAATATCTCCTCTCGGCCATTGACTGAATTGGTTTCCCTTTCAGCGTTCCCAGGCGTGGTTCACGATCTTGAATATGTGGTTCGTGCTCATACCACGGGCAAGGTTTCTCATCCTACCAAGGTCGAGAGCCCAGAGTCACTATTTACTATCTCATTGCCTGTCAGAGGGTATGATATTCTCTCCGCCTTTCCTCTAACTCGCCTATCCAGCAAGAAACATGGCAATGTCGTGATCTCGAATTTGGGCCTGCTGGGCAAGATGGCTGGCGCAGCAGCAATCCTCATGAGCGATGTTCAAGAGCGAGAGAATGGCCGTGCTTTGATTGATACGCGAGTTAAAGCATTTGGCATCCTAG GGATCTTTGTCTCTACGCTCCCTTCTTTGACGATCGAAGGTGATTTCCTGATCACGGTTCAAGAAAAGGTGATACCCTTGCATACCGTGGCCATTTCTAAGGTTGATACTCGCGTACTTGAGATCGACATTGGAAAAGCCTGGAAGGAATTGGGTCTTGAAACTCGATGGGGAAATGACGTTGAAGTCAAGGTCTACTTCAGTTTGTGA
- a CDS encoding IMP dehydrogenase/GMP reductase translates to MPAMSASVLDYTTALEVLKEYKQKDGLDIHELMDTTKHGGLTYNDFLLLPGYIGFAASEVTLDAPITKRITLKTPFVSSPMDTVTEHEMAIHMALQGGLGVIHHNCSPEAQADMVRKVKRYENGFILDPIVIDRNTTVGEAKALKEKWGFGGFPVTADGKLGSKLLGIVTNRDLQFEEDLDQPVSNVMVTDLVTAPEHVTLLEANKSLSKSKKGKLPIVDKDFNLVSMISRSDLTKNQHFPNASKLPDSKQLLCAAAIGTRPEDKLRLKKLVDAGLDIVILDSSQGNSMYQIEMIKWVKSEFPGVDVIGGNVVTREQAASLIAAGVDGLRIGMGSGSACITQEVMAVGRPQAAAVYSVSRFAARFGVPCIADGGIQNVGHIVKGLALGASTIMMGGLLAGTTESPGTSFVSREGKLVKAYRGMGSIDAMQDKKAGNGGKDSQKSNAGTARYFSEGDSVLVAQGVSGAVAHRGSINKFVPYLAAGLKHSLQDSGMTSLKTMHESAEAGELRFELRTASAQLEGNVNMESYEKKLYA, encoded by the exons ATGCCAGCCATGTCTGCCTCAGTCCTTGACTACACCACAGCCCTCGAGGTGCTGAAGGAGTACAAGCAGAAGGATGGCCTCGACATCCACGAGCTTATGGACACAACCAAGCACGGTGGTCTTACCTACAATGACTTCCTGCTTCTACCCGGCTACATTGGCTTCGCTGCCTCTGAGGTCACTCTCGATGCGCCCATCACCAAGCGCATCACCCTCAAGACTCCCTTCGTCTCGTCTCCCATGGACACTGTCACAGAGCACGAGATGGCTATCCACATGGCTCTCCAGggtggtcttggtgttaTTCACCACAACTGCTCTCCTGAGGCTCAGGCCGATATGGTCCGCAAGGTCAAGCGATACGAGAACGGTTTCATCCTCGACCCTATCGTCATTGATCGCAACACCACTGTTGGTGAGGCCAAAGCTTTGAAGGAGAAGTGGGGTTTCGGTGGTTTCCCAGTCACTG CCGACGGCAAGCTTGGTTCCAAGCTGCTTGGTATTGTTACCAACCGAGACCTCCAGTTCGAGGAGGACCTTGACCAGCCCGTCTCCAATGTCATGGTTACTGACCTTGTCACTGCTCCCGAGCACGTCACTCTCCTCGAAGCCAACAAGAGTCtttccaagtccaagaagggcaagctGCCCATCGTCGACAAGGACTTCAACCTGGTCTCTATGATCTCTCGCTCCGATTTGACCAAGAACCAGCACTTCCCCAATGCCTCCAAGCTTCCCGACAGCAAGCAGCTCCTCTGCGCTGCTGCCATTGGCACTCGCCCCGAGGACAAGCTTcgcctcaagaagctggttGACGCTGGCCTTGACATCGTTATCCTTGACAGCTCTCAGGGTAACAGCATGTATCAGATTGAGATGATCAAGTGGGTGAAGAGTGAGTTCCCTGGTGTCGACGTCATTGGCGGAAACGTCGTGACTCGAGAGCAGGCTGCTTCTCTGATCGCTGCTGGTGTCGACGGTCTCCGAATCGGTATGGGCAGTGGTTCTGCCTGTATCACTCAGGAGGTTATGGCTGTCGGCCGTCCTCAGGCTGCCGCTGTCTACAGCGTCAGCCGGTTCGCTGCCCGCTTCGGTGTTCCTTGTATCGCCGATGGTGGTATCCAGAACGTTGGCCACATCGTCAAGGGCCTTGCTCTGGGTGCTTCTACCATCATGATGGGTGGTCTCTTGGCTGGTACCACTGAGTCTCCCGGCACCTCTTTCGTCTCCCGCGAGGGTAAGCTCGTCAAGGCTTACCGAGGCATGGGAAGTATCGATGCTATGCAGGACAAGAAGGCCGGCAACGGTGGTAAGGACAGCCAGAAGAGCAATGCTGGTACTGCCCGTTACTTTTCTGAGGGTGATAGCGTCCTGGTTGCTCAGGGTGTTTCTGGCGCTGTTGCTCACCGAGG TTCGATCAACAAGTTTGTTCCCTATCTCGCTGCTGGTCTCAAGCACTCTCTCCAGGACAGTGGTATGACCAGCCTTAAGACTATGCACGAGAGTGCCGAGGCTGGTGAGCTGCGCTTCGAGCTTCGAACAGCCAGCGCCCAGTTGGAGGGCAACGTCAACATGGAGTCttatgagaagaagctttaTGCGTAA
- a CDS encoding PLAC8 family-domain-containing protein, producing MAQQYSQGPNVQNQEWQNNLCNCSPCDSCLLGTFCPCILLGKTADRMRDPTMQTADTCNSDALIFCAINCVTGCGWIYSMMKRGEIRERFGIKGSGMNDCCVSYWCLCCALIQQDNEVKSRLSQGPITQGYQAQKEGMHMPTSPPAQQQQYHDQKPNPQQQAPHPDYQLPQHGYQSPQPQGSYPPPQQTYNPQQPQY from the exons ATGGCCCAGCAGTACTCTCAGGGACCTAATGTCCAGAACCAGGAATGGCAGAACAACCTCTGCAATTGCTCGCCCTGCGACTCTTGCCTGCTCGGCACTTTCTGCCCCTGCATCC TCTTGGGTAAAACCGCCGATCGTATGAGAGACCCTACTATGCAGACTGCCGATACCTGCAACAGCGATGCTCTTATATTCTGCGCGATCAACTGCGTGACTGGCTGTGGTTGGAT TTACTCCATGATGAAGCGTGGTGAAATCCGGGAGCGATTCGGCATCAAGGGCAGTGGCATGAACGACTGCTGCGTCAGTTACTGGTGCCTTTGCTGTGCTCTTATCCAGCAGGACAACGAAGTCAAGTCTCGTCTTTCACAGGGGCCTATCACCCAGGGCTACCAAGCTCAGAAGGAGGGTATGCACATGCCGACATCTCCTCctgctcagcagcagcaatatcATGATCAGAAGCCCAACCCTCAGCAGCAGGCCCCTCATCCCGATTATCAGCTTCCTCAGCACGGTTACCAgtctcctcagcctcagggGTCCTACCCTCCACCTCAGCAGACTTACAACCCTCAGCAGCCCCAGTATTAG
- a CDS encoding acyl-CoA N-acyltransferase, which yields MTDTNGTKEPRRLVGRRRQRPENPIETANKIEDDEFLTQYVKPSVASSSEGWSEWKHPQNEATYTMSLIRPTCMSDGDLEACYTLVEETSGEDYRTSSLGWHPATKKKEMRSPDLRYILVKDSKDHIKGFASFMPTFENHEPVVYCYEIHLKPELQGTGLGKKLMGYFTDVAENIPSVEKAMLTCFVRNKSALKFYEKLGFSKDDYSPRERKLRGGKVVIPDYVILSRQTTSKRVEASRAHEPGLR from the exons ATGACAGATACAAATGGCACAAAAGAACCAAGGAGATTGGTTGGAAGAAGACGGCAACGACCAGAAAACCCAATTGAGACGGCCAATAAgatcgaagacgatgagTTTCTTACGCAATATGTGAAGCCAAG CGTTGCATCTAGCAGTGAGGGTTGGTCAGAATGGAAACACCCACAAAATGAAGCAACCTATACCATGAGCCTCATACGCCCTACTTGCATGAGCGATGGAGACCTGGAGGCATGTTATACCTTGGTAGAAGAAACAAGCGGCGAAGATTATCGCACTTCATCTCTCGGCTGGCATCCGGCCActaagaagaaggagatgcgGTCTCCAGATCTTCGTTACATCCTTGTGAAAGACAGCAAGGACCACATAAAAGGCTTTGCATCTTTTATGCCAACATTCGAGAACCATGAGCCGGTCGTTTACTGCTATGAGATACATCTGAAGCCAGAGCTACAAGG GACAGGTCTCGGCAAGAAGCTTATGGGCTACTTCACGGACGTCGCGGAGAACATACCTTCAGTTGAAAAGGCCATGCTCACGTGTTTTGTCAGAAACAAATCTGCCCTCAAGTTCTACGAGAAGCTAGGATTCTCGAAAGATGATTACTCACCGAGGGAGCGAAAACTACGAGGAGGAAAGGTGGTGATACCCGATTATGTGATACTCAGTCGACAAACAACCTCTAAGAGAGTCGAGGCTTCGCGGGCGCACGAGCCTGGACTTCGATGA
- a CDS encoding ribosomal protein L36-domain-containing protein, with the protein MASFLRAFSLSVRSLTPSNAMGAFATRANWSLFASPSTTPISRALGNGLMQQTRGMKVHSSVKKRCEHCKVVRRKAGKRHNGYLYIICKANPRHKQRQG; encoded by the exons atggcttcatttCTTCGCGCCTTCTCGCTATCAGTGAGATCATTGACCCCAAGCAATGCCATGGGCGCTTTTGCGACTCGCGCCAACTGGTCGCTTTTTGCCAGCCCCTCAACGACGCCCATCTCTCGAGCACTCGGAAACGGTTTGATGCAACAGACTCGCGGCATGAAGGTTCACAGTTCGGTAAAGAAGCGATGCGAGCACTGCAAG GTTGTCCGACGGAAAGCCGGCAAGCGACATAACGGATACTTGTATATCATCTGCAAGGCGAACCCTCGACACAAGCAACGACAAGGTTAA
- a CDS encoding Pleckstrin homology domain-containing protein, with translation MAEEQKNIEVPQETKPEIAAPTAGISAPAVEATAETKPVEETPVVAAETAPATEEKPAEETKPAEEAAKAEEKKEEEEIKPVEEGHLNHKAQGLSFPKNLIPSKEFFFFGTEAVEPKALSHYLKSEKSAETAHSNIAWASETGKGLLFVGDKKNPSSVISLADATEPEIDGSHKFHLTSKGNKHTFKASSAAERDNWVAQLKLKIAEAKELATTVTESETYKATLESFKPTPVKKEEKASEAAKEETPAEAAVAVPATEEAAPVTEETPKEEETKDERKKDVKSEEPKRRSASRKRTSFFGFGKKEESKKEEVKKEAEAKPADEVAVETPALEETPKIEEPVKPVEEVAPAAVEEPAKPAEETAPEAVPAVAEDKPAESPKEKPTATKRNSFFGNVFSKKEKKTPELKPTEPEATKEAEAETTAPVIPPVEATTPLAVDVSNPATVPTETTETAAATSPAPEVKKDLKEKRKSSLPFAFGKRDKSPAPAEGEKKESPFSKLRNTIRGKSPKPAEKRAEENKEETVQEEPAEAKTEELKTEEAPKIEEPAKPAEPEAEDKPKDAAPAPVVTAAA, from the exons ATGGCCGAGGAACAGAAGAACATCGAGGTCCCTCAGGAGACCAAGCCTGAGATCGCTGCCCCTACCGCTGGCATCTCTGCCCCGGCTGTTGAGGCTACCGCCGAGACAAAGCCAGTCGAAGAGACACCCGTTGTCGCCGCCGAGACCGCTCCCGCTACAGAGGAGAAGCCCGCTgaggagaccaagcctgccgaggaggctgctaaggctgaggagaagaaggaggaggaggagattaAGCCCGTGGAGGAGGGTCACTTGAACCACAAGGCTCAAGGCCTGAGCTTCCCCAA GAACCTTATCCCCAGCAAggagttctttttcttcgGCACCGAGGCTGTCGAGCCCAAGGCTCTCTCCCACTACCTCAAGAGCGAGAAGTCCGCCGAGACTGCTCACTCTAACATTGCTTGGGCTTCCGAGACTGGCAAGGGTCTTCTCTTCGTTGGTGACAAGAAGAACCCATCTAGCGTCATCAGCCTG GCTGATGCCACCGAGCCCGAGATCGACGGCTCTCACAAGTTCCACCTCACTTCCAAGGGCAACAAGCACACTTTCAAGGCTTCCAGCGCTGCTGAGCGCGACAACTGGGTTGCTCagctgaagctcaagatcgctgaggccaaggagcttgCCACCACCGTTACTGAGTCTGAGACCTACAAGGCCACcctcgagagcttcaagccTACTCctgtcaagaaggaggagaaggcttCTGAGGCCGCTAAGGAGGAGACTCCCGCCGAGGCTGCCGTTGCTGTCCCTGCTACCGAGGAGGCTGCTCCCGTCACCGAGGAGACccccaaggaggaggagaccaAGGACGAGCGCAAGAAGGATGTCAAGTCCGAGGAGCCCAAGCGCCGATCTGCTAGCCGCAAGCGAACATCTTTCTTCGGCTTCggcaagaaggaggagtccaagaaggaggaagtgaagaaggaggctgaggcCAAGCCCGCCGACGAGGTCGCTGTCGAGACCCCTGCTCTTGAGGAGACCCCCAAGATCGAGGAGCCTGTCAAGCCTGTCGAGGAGGTTGCTCCCGCTGCCGTTGAGGAGCCCGCTAAGCCCGCTGAGGAGACTGCCCCTGAGGCCGTCCCCGCTGTTGCTGAGGACAAGCCTGCCGAGAGCCCCAAGGAGAAGCCTACCGCTACCAAGCGCAACAGCTTCTTCGGTAacgtcttctccaagaaggagaagaagacccCTGAGCTCAAGCCCACTGAGCCTGAGGCTACCAAGGAGGCCGAGGCTGAGACCACTGCTCCTGTGATCCCCCCTGTTGAGGCCACCACTCCCCTCGCCGTTGACGTCTCCAACCCCGCTACCGTCCCCACCGAGACCACCGAGACTGCTGCCGCCACCTCTCCTGCCCctgaggtcaagaaggacctcaaggagaagcgcAAGTCTTCTCTGCCTTTCGCTTTCGGCAAGCGTGACAAGTCTCCCGCCCCTGCtgagggagagaagaaggagtcTCCTTTCTCAAAGCTCCGCAACACCATCCGCGGCAAGTCCCCCAAGCCTGCTGAGAAGCGCGCCGAGGAGAACAAGGAGGAGACCGTCCAGGAGGAGCCCGCCGAGGCCAAGACcgaggagctcaagaccGAGGAGGCCCCCAAGATTGAGGAGCCTGCTAAGCCCGCTGAGCCCGAGGCTGAGGACAAGCCCAAGGACGCTGCTCCCGCTCCCGTTGTCACTGCCGCCGCCTAG